CCCCGGGCAGGCCGATAGCTCACCACCACCGGCACTTTTCCCCGGTAGGCATAGATCTGGTATTTGCCATCCGAGCGCTGAACCACGTGGCTGTTGATCTGGACGCTGTAGCGTGCAAACAAGCCGGGTgggaaaatgaagggaaagcTGTACTCAACCTGCAACTGCTCCACCACAAACGACTGCCCGCTCAGATTGGCACCATTGATCCACGCCTCTGCATGGGGCACCTCATTCTTCACGTAGCAGGGAAACTTGTACCAAGCGGCTGCCCCATTTAGAGGCTTGGATTTGGGTTTGTTGACACAGTAACAGAGCCccatcttctccagcagctccaggatgaGCTGCAGGTCCTCCCGGCTCTGGATATGGGGCTTGAGGAGGAGATGGATAACATGGGCAGGGAGAAGGCCATGCAGCAAGAAGCCTTCCACATAATGATGGAGCTGAGTGGCCCTCAGCTCATCAACGTGGGTATCACTCAGAAGTTtctggagcagcacagtggcATCCCGCTGGCAGAAGACATTGAGGATGTCGATGAGTTGTGGCAGGTTGTGGAACACATACTCCCGCAGTGTGAGGTGCTCCTCAAAGTAGAGCAGCTTCCCACTCTCGTGCAGGTAAGACAGGGCACTCTGGAGCCTGTCCTCTGTCAGGCCCGCCTGCAAGCCCAGCCGGGCAGAGTCCCACCAGCTCAGCCACAGCTGCTGAGCCTGTGGTTGGAagtgcagctcctccagcacttGCCAGGATTTGGGCAACACCCGGTGCAGGTTTGGAAAGATATCACGGTGCTCAGCCACCGAGAGGAGTTTGTCCCGCAGGCGACGCACCTGGCAGTGGTCCCAgcagctgaaaggcagcacaggAGAGAGGATCTGAGGCCGGTGGTTGAGAAGATACTGAAACTGGGCTTTTTTTCGTCTCAAGTTCTTGTCTGAGACTCCATAAAAGGCAGtgtgagggctggagcagcGCAGGTCAAAGTCCTGTCCCAGAGCCTCGTCTACCTGCTGAACAAGGCTCTGGAGGTCCTCAGCATCCCTCTTTTCCTGCTGGGCAATCTGGTGATGAATGTCCAGGCACTTCTCTTCCAACTCCCGCTCAGCGCAGAGGTCAGCATGGGTTCCCACCATGCACACCACAGCGTGGGGCACCTTGGAACCCAGCCAGTGCAAGAAATAGCCCACAGAGGGGTAGAAATGCTGAGGGACATAGGCACTCAGATTCACCACCAGCACATAGAGCGCCCcgggagaaagaaagaaggactGGACCACATAATAGGTCGGGTCCCCTGCCAGCTCATACACAATGAATGTCAGGCCCCTTTCCACATCTGCAGTCCAGTCCGTCACCTCAATGCCCTTGCTGCCCGAAAGTCGCAGTCTTGATGAAACCTGGAAGGCATCCGGAGGCAGTGAGGGCGCAGGGCACggcctttctcctttcccttggTGGGATGGCACGTGAGaacattttttctgctgctcGGAAGCATcctcagggatggagcagcaccttgctgctctgccacTGTCCTGCTGTTGCCCAGGGCACCCTCGGGGCTGGGCATTCCCTGCTTCCAGGCTTCCTGCATCCTCCTTCTGCCCATCCTCCTCCATCAGGCATCGTCTCAGCAAGGTCTTGCCAGCGTCCTTCAAACCCATGAGGACCAGTTTGAGACGGGGTTTGAGGGCAGGCTGGGATTGGGCCAACTCCTGTTGGTAGGCTGCAATGTAGGGGATGCCTTTCATGCAGACCTCGTAGGGGGGCTGGATGAGGGGGTTATCTTTGATCTTCCACAGGGTGACGCGGGAGAGCTGTCCGAAGCCCTCGGGCAGGATGGCGATCTGGTTGCCTTGCAGGACCAACTCCTCCAGGCTGTGTAGGAGCACGATGGAGTCGGGCAGGTAGCGGATGCGGTTGTTGTCCAGCCAGAGGGTGCGCAACTGGCGGAGCTGGCAGAGGCGAGgaggcagcacagccagctggttGCGGCTCAGGTAGAGCTCCTCCAGCCCTGGCAGCGCCAGTATGGCGGCAGGGAACTCACTCAGCAGATTGGAGGAGAGGTTCAGCATCTTGAGCCGCTGCAAGCCACTGAAGCCGGTGGGTAGAGTCCGCAGCTGGTTGCCATCCAGCATGAGGCTCTCCAGGGCACCCAGCTGGCAGAGGCCCTCGGGCAGGGCTGTCAGCCCCGTGCCGCTCAGCCAGAGGATCTTGAGGCGGCGCAGGGCAGAGATACCCTCGGGCAGGGCCCCCAGGTGCCGGTTGCCGGAGCAGTCAAGCTCCTCCAGGGCGGCAAGCTCCAGCAGCGGGGCAGGGAAGCAGGGCAGCAGGTTGTGATCGATGTCGAGGGCACGGAGGTGCCGCAGGCAGCCCAGGCCCTCGGGCAGGCGGCGCAGGCGGTTGAAGCTGAGGTCGAGCTCCTCGAGGCAGGCCAGCTCGGCCAGGCGGGGCGGCAGGCCGGGGCTCTCGGCGCCCAGCTCGTTGTGGCTGAGGCTCAGCTTGCGCaggccccgcagccccgccaGCGCCCTGCCGTCGCCGATGCCCCGCAGCCGGTTGTGGCTGAGGTCCAGCTCCGCCAGGCGGCCCAGGTGCCGCAGGGCGGCGGCGGGCAGGCGGCACAGCCGGTTGCGCCTCAGGCTGAGCACCCGCAGCCCGCTCAGGGCGGCGCCCACCTCCTCgggcagctcctccagcccccTCCCGCTCAGGTTCAGCgcctccagctctcccagcggcgggcggcgggccgcgggcggcggcggcgggcccCCCGGAGGCCCCTCGTCCGGCTCCGGCTCGGGCTCGTCGGGGCCGTCCCGCAGCTTCCGAGCGCGCAGGGCGGCGTCGCGCCACAGCCGCGCCGCCTTCGGGGGCTCCGTCAGCGCCATGGCCGGGGAGcgggccccgcgccgcccgccctacctgccgccgccgccgctgctgcTCGCCATGGGCGCGGCCGGGGCTCGGGGCGAACCGCGGCTCCGCGCCGACACCGCCagccgcgccgccccgcgcacgtagccgccgccgccccgccggggGCGGGACACGGGCACGGCCCGCCTGTAGGGCAGCCCCCGCCGAGAGCGGCGCCGAGGAGGGCCGCGTGTGCCGCCTCCTCCCGGGGGGCGGCGGTAGGGCTGCGCCTTGTGCTGCGCGTCACCCCCGCGGCGAGCACGGGGCGGCCGGAGTGAACCTGCCCTGTCGTTAACGTGCAGCGCTGCGGTTACTCAGAGCGACTCCGCCACCTTCCTGCCGGGCTTTGTTCCTTTCCTCCGCCGCCCGCATCTGGCCAGATCCTCAGCACCGCATTAAATCACCGCGTGCACCCATTGCTAGATCTGCGCATCGCAAAGCTGGGGGCTCGGTGGCCATCTTTCTTTCCCATCAGCGACAAGCTGGAGCAAAGCCCTTTCCTCAGGTGCTCTGAGCCCTAGCAAACCTTCCCCGTGTTTCAGTTCAACGCTGCATGAAGTCATCCCTGAGAAGGGAAAATCGGTGGGGTTGTCTGGCAAAGCCAAACACAGGATACAAGGTGGGAGGAAAGTCCCTGGGGGCACAGGGAGGAAGTGTGGATGCAGGCAGGTAAAACTCAGCACCAGGCTGGGTTCAGGAGCTGCCCAAAGCATCAGAGGCAGTCCTGGGTGCTTTTTGTCTCTGGGACTGCTACTTGCCTCTGGAGCAATAGCTCTGCACGTATACTATGATCTGGGAGGCCCTTCCCGTCCTTCCTGGTTGGCTGGTATCAGATCCTGTTGCTGAGAAACACAGGTACTTTGTGGCCTCTCACTGCATTGTCCCTGTCAGAGCTGTTTTCCAGGCCTgtgcttgtttattttcagagcatCCTTAAATCCCGACAGTGTATTTTTATCTGGGCTAACTCAGATTTtgtctctttgcttttttttaagaCCACTGAGGGAACACCCCCTGTGCACACCAGGAGCTGCTTCCCACATCAGAAATAGCACATTCAGTTCCTCCTGAAAAGAGAATAATCCATCACCTTGCCCAACTGTTCTTGTGATACCATGCCCGTGACTTTGTTTCCTGCTATCAAAATAACACGTTTCGATTAAGATGATGCTTCTTAGGAAGTGAGATCTCTGCGTGGAAAATCATTGCTGCCATCAAATCTGtattgtttcttttgtttttcattatgcaCCTGAGGACAGAGGAAGTAGCATCATTACTGGGGGCAGCCACCCACACGGGCACTGCAGGTCTGCTCTGAAACCAGGTCAGGCTCCTGTGACCCGCAGCAGGTGTGACCCAGAAGGATGCCTGTCTGCATCCTCTCGCTTCCCCTAAGGACAGCTGGACAGTGCCCTCTGCCAGGAATGCTTCAAGCAGCTGATGGCTCAGCCAGATAGGAAACACCAGGGTGAGAAGCACCTATCTCTTTTTGCCTGCTACTAGAAACATGCCGGAGGTCCATTAAACATAAGCACCAACACGCTAGGTACAGGTTTGGGTGTTGTTTCCTATTCCTTAAAGCTTAAAAACAGTCAGAAAGCATTCCAAGACCCTCTCCTAGCTGTCACCAGCCGGG
This DNA window, taken from Excalfactoria chinensis isolate bCotChi1 chromosome 4, bCotChi1.hap2, whole genome shotgun sequence, encodes the following:
- the MFHAS1 gene encoding malignant fibrous histiocytoma-amplified sequence 1 isoform X2, with the translated sequence MALTEPPKAARLWRDAALRARKLRDGPDEPEPEPDEGPPGGPPPPPAARRPPLGELEALNLSGRGLEELPEEVGAALSGLRVLSLRRNRLCRLPAAALRHLGRLAELDLSHNRLRGIGDGRALAGLRGLRKLSLSHNELGAESPGLPPRLAELACLEELDLSFNRLRRLPEGLGCLRHLRALDIDHNLLPCFPAPLLELAALEELDCSGNRHLGALPEGISALRRLKILWLSGTGLTALPEGLCQLGALESLMLDGNQLRTLPTGFSGLQRLKMLNLSSNLLSEFPAAILALPGLEELYLSRNQLAVLPPRLCQLRQLRTLWLDNNRIRYLPDSIVLLHSLEELVLQGNQIAILPEGFGQLSRVTLWKIKDNPLIQPPYEVCMKGIPYIAAYQQELAQSQPALKPRLKLVLMGLKDAGKTLLRRCLMEEDGQKEDAGSLEAGNAQPRGCPGQQQDSGRAARCCSIPEDASEQQKKCSHVPSHQGKGERPCPAPSLPPDAFQVSSRLRLSGSKGIEVTDWTADVERGLTFIVYELAGDPTYYVVQSFFLSPGALYVLVVNLSAYVPQHFYPSVGYFLHWLGSKVPHAVVCMVGTHADLCAERELEEKCLDIHHQIAQQEKRDAEDLQSLVQQVDEALGQDFDLRCSSPHTAFYGVSDKNLRRKKAQFQYLLNHRPQILSPVLPFSCWDHCQVRRLRDKLLSVAEHRDIFPNLHRVLPKSWQVLEELHFQPQAQQLWLSWWDSARLGLQAGLTEDRLQSALSYLHESGKLLYFEEHLTLREYVFHNLPQLIDILNVFCQRDATVLLQKLLSDTHVDELRATQLHHYVEGFLLHGLLPAHVIHLLLKPHIQSREDLQLILELLEKMGLCYCVNKPKSKPLNGAAAWYKFPCYVKNEVPHAEAWINGANLSGQSFVVEQLQVEYSFPFIFPPGLFARYSVQINSHVVQRSDGKYQIYAYRGKVPVVVSYRPARGALQPDTLSIASHASLPNIWTAWQAITPLVEELNVLLQEWPGLYYTVHVLCSKCLKRGSPNPHSFPGELLSQPRPEGLTEIICPKNGSERVNVALVYPPTPTVISPCSK